In one Silene latifolia isolate original U9 population chromosome 10, ASM4854445v1, whole genome shotgun sequence genomic region, the following are encoded:
- the LOC141605639 gene encoding uncharacterized protein LOC141605639, with product MANTYNNSNNNNRELSTTKGSAAALKPSVFNRSMTIHATAAAGHFVKRSSYLSPSDRNVSVTHDRKKWYESAGNSFKGKVKQLRTLFETPKTINYVTNDNKEEQLQQQPATTSYNHLHHHPSFARLRPLKSISTDFKDSWSILDASTIRFPGTEDRVVVYFTSLRGVRRTFEDCYAVRLIFRGFNVFVDERDVSMDNAYRKELYDLLKDEKNVTLPQVFIKGRYVGGVDLIRQLNETGDLKKILQVLPVKDRRFVCDGCGDIRFMPCSNCSGSRKVFDEDEGLVKRCLECNENGLIRCPQCCL from the coding sequence ATGGCGAATacttataataatagtaataataataatcgggAGTTATCGACGACCAAGGGTTCCGCCGCCGCCTTGAAACCGTCGGTATTCAACAGGTCTATGACCATCCACGCCACCGCCGCCGCCGGTCATTTCGTCAAGCGATCTTCATATCTATCTCCATCCGATCGAAACGTTTCCGTTACGCATGACCGTAAGAAATGGTACGAATCCGCCGGTAATTCCTTCAAAGGTAAGGTTAAGCAGCTACGTACTCTTTTCGAAACCCCCAAAACCATTAATTACGTTACTAATGATAATAAGGAAGAACAATTACAACAACAGCCTGCAACGACGTCGTATAATCACCTCCACCATCATCCCTCCTTTGCTAGGTTACGCCCTTTGAAATCGATTAGCACCGACTTTAAGGACAGCTGGTCAATCCTGGATGCCTCCACCATACGCTTTCCAGGTACGGAGGATCGGGTTGTGGTTTACTTCACCAGTTTACGGGGCGTTAGACGGACTTTCGAGGATTGTTACGCAGTCCGATTGATTTTCCGAGGGTTTAACGTGTTTGTGGACGAGCGAGACGTGTCTATGGACAATGCCTATAGGAAAGAACTTTATGATTTGTTGAAAGACGAAAAAAATGTGACATTGCCGCAGGTGTTCATCAAGGGTAGGTATGTCGGCGGGGTAGACTTGATCAGGCAGTTGAATGAGACCGGAGACCTTAAGAAGATACTTCAGGTGCTTCCTGTCAAAGATCGAAGGTTCGTCTGCGATGGCTGTGGGGATATTAGGTTTATGCCTTGCTCCAACTGTAGTGGAAGTAGGAAGGTGTTTGATGAGGATGAAGGTCTTGTTAAGAGGTGCTTGGAGTGTAATGAAAACGGTCTCATTCGCTGTCCCCAATGCTGCTTATGA